Proteins co-encoded in one Gossypium arboreum isolate Shixiya-1 chromosome 11, ASM2569848v2, whole genome shotgun sequence genomic window:
- the LOC108456443 gene encoding inositol polyphosphate multikinase beta-like, with protein sequence MLKVPEHQVAGRQAIDGKLGPLIDNSGHFYKPLQDDDERGTRELTFYHSFSSNTRIPHHIRRFFPVFHGTQLLKASDGSGLRPHLVLQDITSDHLNPSILDIKIGSRTWYLEASNAYIQNCFHRDKTTTTVSLGFRICGLQIYNESGFWKPERKLVRNFTADDVRSILRMFVSSNVGPEPDFSFADSVYGGCDGILERLMELKTWFEDQTMYHFCSCSVLLLFDKESFLKGKTPFAEVKLIDFAHVVDGNGVIDHNFLGGLCSFIKFVSQVLADSKGSTMED encoded by the coding sequence ATGCTTAAGGTCCCAGAGCATCAAGTCGCCGGTCGTCAAGCCATCGACGGCAAACTCGGCCCTCTCATAGACAATTCGGGCCATTTTTACAAGCCTCTACAAGACGACGACGAACGCGGCACCAGAGAACTAACCTTCTACCACTCATTCTCATCCAACACCCGTATTCCACACCACATCCGCCGATTCTTCCCTGTTTTCCACGGCACCCAACTCTTAAAAGCCTCCGATGGGTCCGGTTTACGTCCCCACCTCGTCTTACAAGACATAACTTCCGACCACCTCAACCCATCCATCTTGGACATCAAAATCGGTTCCAGAACATGGTACCTCGAAGCATCAAATGCTTATATCCAAAACTGCTTCCACAGAGACAAAACAACCACTACTGTCTCTCTAGGTTTTAGAATATGCGGACTACAAATATACAATGAATCGGGTTTTTGGAAACCGGAAAGGAAATTAGTCCGGAACTTTACAGCCGATGATGTTAGATCGATTTTAAGGATGTTTGTTTCCTCGAATGTTGGACCGGAACCGGATTTTTCCTTTGCTGATAGCGTATACGGTGGTTGTGATGGGATTTTGGAACGTTTAATGGAGTTGAAAACATGGTTTGAAGATCAAACCATGTACCATTTTTGTTCGTGTTCGGTTCTGCTCTTGTTCGATAAGGAATCGTTTTTGAAAGGAAAGACACCATTTGCTGAAGTTAAGCTTATTGATTTCGCTCATGTTGTGGACGGCAATGGTGTTATCGATCATAACTTTTTGGGTGGATTATGCTCGTTTATTAAGTTTGTTTCTCAGGTTCTTGCCGATTCAAAGGGATCCACGATGGAAGATTAG
- the LOC108456471 gene encoding CLAVATA3/ESR (CLE)-related protein 12, translating to MAIKVSTQYLFTTLLSLSLLLLFFGCSTSFADDVNNGRTTSSNRKILAATKFDFTPFLHHHHNHHRWHRPRHVPVDNIRRPEPSGDEIDPRYGVEKRLVPTGPNPLHH from the coding sequence ATGGCCATCAAAGTTAGCACCCAATACCTTTTCACCACCCTTCTTTCCCTCTCCTTATTGCTTTTATTCTTCGGCTGCTCCACTTCGTTCGCCGATGACGTTAATAACGGCCGCACCACTTCGAGCAACCGGAAAATTTTGGCGGCTACCAAATTCGACTTCACCCcatttctacatcatcatcacaaTCATCATCGATGGCATCGTCCGAGACACGTTCCGGTTGACAACATCCGACGACCCGAACCTTCCGGTGACGAGATTGATCCGCGTTACGGCGTCGAGAAACGGCTTGTTCCGACGGGTCCAAACCCATTGCACCATTGA
- the LOC108455363 gene encoding transcription factor TCP18-like: MFPSNSNGNNNDPITYFDNSILPLSFFHFPSSPYYNQCELLQLVDDYDVLWNQQQQQHFDDDDDDQFLHQTTLLTDNSVSETIVNLPDCRHNNTTTDIHQQPMPRKRPAASKTDRHSKINTANGPRDRRMRLSLDVAREFFGLQDMLGYDKASRTVEWLLIQAKPEINKLMNNNNNSFGFAKSPSSTSETEVVSGIDKAAAIDGNIPKGTPSKKEKKERRQRKTSFRPLARDMRVKARERAKARTKEKNMSLRLNNETKDNDPNRFGSSWSSTWTKQPGIQHHHNNNNTVLQANNININGDRMIWSLNCLQNTGLINQELTGSVLW; the protein is encoded by the exons ATGTTTCCTTCAAACAGCAATGGTAATAACAATGACCCAATCACTTATTTTGACAACTCGATTCTCCCTCTTTCCTTTTTTCATTTCCCTTCTTCTCCGTATTACAATCAATGCGAGCTATTACAACTTGTTGATGACTATGATGTTTTATGGaaccaacaacaacaacaacactttgatgatgatgatgatgatcagTTCCTTCATCAAACAACCTTGTTGACTGATAATTCAGTGTCGGAAACTATCGTCAACTTGCCTGATTGTCGTCATAATAATACCACAACCGATATTCACCAACAGCCGATGCCACGAAAGAGACCAGCTGCTTCAAAAACAGATCGGCACAGTAAGATTAACACGGCGAATGGACCGAGAGACAGGAGAATGAGGTTGTCCCTTGATGTCGCTCGAGAGTTCTTTGGTTTACAAGACATGTTGGGGTACGATAAAGCCAGTAGAACCGTGGAATGGTTGCTTATTCAAGCAAAACCGGAAATCAACAAGCTAATGAATAACAACAACAACAGCTTTGGCTTTGCTAAGAGTCCATCTTCGACATCCGAGACCGAAGTGGTGTCCGGGATCGATAAAGCAGCTGCCATTGATGGAAACATCCCTAAAGGGACACCttcaaagaaagagaaaaaagaaagacGACAACGTAAAACCAGTTTCCGTCCTCTCGCAAGGGATATGAGGGTAAAGGCGAGAGAAAGAGCAAAGGcaagaaccaaagaaaagaaCATGTCTTTAAGGTTAAACAATGAAACAAAAGACAATGATCCAAATAGGTTCGGTTCTTCTTGGAGCTCAACTTGGACCAAACAACCTGGGATTCAACATCACCACAACAACAACAACACTGTCCTTCAggccaacaacataaatatcaaTGGAGATCGCATGATTTGGAGCCTGAATTGTCTGCAAAACACTGGATTAATTAACCAAGAG CTTACAGGCTCAGTCCTTTGGTAA